The following coding sequences lie in one Deinococcus cellulosilyticus NBRC 106333 = KACC 11606 genomic window:
- a CDS encoding ExeM/NucH family extracellular endonuclease, with protein sequence MKKIALISFSLMLVGCFQQPAPVTPPPNPENPKRLYELTFTDANSKNPKVEITAYKQTATGYQKTALTEVGGSFTLQRLGVESFSVDSAKKRYLKARYKITNTSGKAIENIAFIPVDTDDDGNPSNNGGNIPTVGNTPIKSLKFFDGSDASSKASIISLMRGQNYDITTDSVTADPTATTFLTGLNVSGINPTPPSGLVIAEVKNYGWQVPGVVPISGSVNVTFGASYDMAVDGDGKFTPQNDPYSFSILFVFSEEVSSSGITRIHDIQGATASGDAASSMVGSTVTIDGIVTTDLQQATELGGFYVQEKTADQDSDPTTSEGIFVACDTTCLTVNQKDRIRLTGEVAEVNGETRLINISNPIVMATNQTLPAAASVTLSATATNWEQYEGMLVSTTGTVSDNSQLGRGGLVTITDLNTLPAFTQENAPNAANFTTYENEAAARTVIVDDGSLTEHPSSIIFGRGNNPLNPANTLRNGDGATVTGVVGYSGSGWTGTDAYRIHASAASATFVGGGRGPAPTDADLNNPQLKVATFDLNGFFNGDGAGSGFTTEGASNAAELTRQLDKLLEALQDLDADVIALQGLENDYAESTPAIKTLVDALNAALGSAEYTYINPGVNLGSQTTAVGLIYRTAAVTPVGSFSVLDNTDNAAYNDVRNHPALAQTFRTSGLGTFTAVAVELEDRSATCGGSDDDTTTGQGNCNGTRNTGAQVLMDWVNSDPTGSGDTDVALLGNFNAFMQEDPINTVLNGADDTNGTGDDFIQLFDPNDYTAVVNGRRGTLDYAFVNSSLQPQLKGLGIWHINAAEPSVLDYNTENKTAAQQTDLYDTNAYRSSAHDPVVIGLTLDATNVNPTDITLTPTSIAENNAVNATVGALGASDPNSGDTFTYTLVSGTGDTDNASFDISGSSLVLKPSANFEAKSSYSVRVRVTDQGGLNYEKALTVSITDVNEAPTTISLNPGTINENLAAGASAGTLSTNDPDTGETTTYTLVTGTGDTDNASFTIVGDDLRNTAAFDFETKSSYSIRVRATDSANHSVEQQLTVTVNDVFENGAPTDITLTPSSIAENNTGGATVGALAAVDPNVGDTFTFSLVSGSGDTDNGDFAISGTDLKLTPSANFETKSSYSVRVHVEDQNGAAFEKALTVTITNVNEDPTDLTLSNDSIAENSANGSAIGNFSTTDPDSGDTFSYSLVTGTGDTDNASFTLSSAGALTINNSPNFEAKSSYSIRVRTTDAGGKTFEKSFTINVSNINETPTVLSLTGNSVAENQPSGTAVGSFSTTDPDASDTFTYSLVTGTGDTDNSSFQIVGGQLQTNATFNFETKDSYSIRVRTTDSGGLFIENTFTISVTNVNETPTDLALSASSVNENVPGNTVVGTLSSTDVDAGDTFTYSLVSGAGSDDNASFNINGSDLRITSSPNFEAKSSYSVRIRTTDAGGLSFEKAFTITINDLNETPVPVNDSGLQGLGNTTLEVNKSSTSALKVSHGSASFDLLDNDTDPDTNPAFSNLTVTGVSNVTSGASVSFDANGTFHYTPAPGFTGTDTFTYTVTDAGGLSANATVSIDVQGRIWYVKNDTGSAGSGTSLSPFNQLSSAVSSSLAGDTIYVFAGNGSNSNMTTGFTLKTNQKLIGEGSALALTDITVPGSHNALSFNGRSAGTAPLISNTGGDGVSGSNVGTVVIKGLSITGSTNGVNINNNGGTHSVTLNNLTVAGATQAVALGNSSTATTTAALNNLTLNASAGTGLSLSKTAGTFNISAFDDILVSGNTTGTGINASNVNFSSITGATVAVGTSGNGTGTNGVLLDGSTGSLSFDSLNVYNDNGTGLKANQGGLTLVVSAGNVESTNGPAVDISFAPSNLNFTTVRSVNSGTTGVSLSAANTSTNMSFSAGSASTITGSTGHAFYVNSGTGNITYQGTITKNGGGSGTNAVRVTGRNGGSASTISFTNTITDGVADTAGGIYLDDNDVATINFTGQITANTQSQPAFTAINGGTFSSSATNSTLTTTSGTALNVLNTNIGSSGLKFQSISSNGAVNGIYVNGTGSAGSLSVLGTGSAGSGGTIQNTSGHAIYLIDTQTPSFDRIIVQNIALSGLRGEGNVRGFTLTNSTINNVGTIGDELQQYSNVAFNTATSFNEQNLSGAVTITGNTLTNAKYHGVHVINYQGTLTDLNVSNNTITSSTSNAVSLGSGISIIARGTGNTASNITKATINGNIITNFPTGAGVIFLGENNGATAAPQLGDTASSTNVITISNNLIKGDATTKMNANAIAAYIGSSSSSGRGKAHFEIFNNGTEDNPLANIKGNVITHTTDGYADSVVNIYNNYVSPNTTGIGAMGITAACDKPTGAPNTANGVANVSITNNTVTKTSGAGIRVGANATACTMNAKIMNNSVSNLIGAGFNEGIQAIAGGTGSGNSIMCARIENNTSTGAGGAGGIYLAKYNPTTFNVHGMPATNGAGALTYINGKNPATIDNYVEAVSPAVNSFGNCNLP encoded by the coding sequence ATGAAAAAGATTGCCCTGATCAGCTTCTCATTGATGCTGGTGGGTTGTTTTCAGCAACCTGCGCCTGTCACACCCCCTCCAAATCCAGAGAACCCCAAGCGTCTTTATGAGCTGACTTTTACCGATGCCAACTCCAAAAACCCCAAAGTGGAAATCACCGCCTACAAGCAGACCGCAACTGGATACCAGAAAACGGCCCTGACCGAAGTGGGCGGAAGTTTCACCCTGCAACGTCTGGGCGTGGAATCGTTCAGTGTGGACAGTGCAAAAAAACGCTACCTGAAAGCCCGCTACAAGATCACCAACACCTCTGGAAAAGCGATCGAAAACATCGCTTTCATCCCTGTTGATACCGACGATGATGGCAACCCCTCCAACAACGGAGGCAACATCCCCACGGTTGGGAATACACCCATCAAGAGCCTGAAGTTCTTTGACGGCAGTGATGCCTCCAGCAAGGCCAGCATCATCAGCCTGATGAGGGGCCAGAACTACGACATCACCACAGACAGTGTGACTGCCGATCCCACCGCCACCACTTTCCTGACCGGACTCAATGTCAGCGGCATCAACCCCACTCCGCCCAGCGGTCTGGTGATTGCCGAAGTCAAGAATTATGGCTGGCAGGTGCCCGGTGTGGTGCCCATCAGTGGATCGGTCAATGTGACTTTTGGGGCCAGTTACGACATGGCTGTGGACGGAGATGGCAAGTTCACCCCCCAGAATGATCCTTACTCCTTCTCGATCCTGTTCGTGTTCAGCGAGGAGGTGTCCTCATCAGGGATCACCCGCATCCACGATATTCAGGGTGCCACAGCGAGCGGGGATGCCGCGAGCTCGATGGTGGGCAGCACCGTCACCATTGATGGGATTGTCACCACAGACCTGCAGCAGGCCACTGAACTGGGTGGTTTTTACGTGCAGGAGAAAACGGCAGATCAGGACAGCGATCCCACCACCAGTGAGGGCATCTTTGTGGCCTGTGACACCACCTGCCTGACGGTGAACCAGAAAGACCGCATCCGCCTGACTGGTGAAGTGGCAGAAGTGAACGGGGAAACCCGCCTGATCAACATCTCCAACCCAATCGTGATGGCGACCAACCAGACCCTGCCTGCTGCAGCAAGTGTGACCCTCTCTGCCACTGCGACCAACTGGGAGCAGTACGAGGGCATGCTGGTTTCCACCACTGGAACTGTGTCTGACAACAGCCAGCTGGGCCGTGGAGGTCTGGTCACCATCACCGATCTGAACACCCTGCCTGCTTTCACCCAGGAAAACGCCCCCAATGCTGCAAACTTCACCACCTACGAAAATGAAGCTGCAGCCCGCACGGTCATCGTGGATGATGGCTCATTGACTGAACACCCCTCCAGCATCATTTTTGGTCGGGGCAACAACCCTCTGAACCCCGCCAACACCCTGCGAAATGGCGATGGAGCCACCGTGACAGGTGTGGTGGGATACAGCGGCTCTGGCTGGACTGGAACGGACGCCTACCGCATCCATGCCAGTGCCGCAAGTGCAACCTTTGTGGGTGGAGGTCGGGGTCCTGCACCCACCGATGCAGACCTCAACAACCCCCAGTTGAAGGTTGCAACTTTTGACCTGAACGGCTTCTTCAATGGGGACGGTGCAGGAAGTGGTTTCACCACCGAAGGGGCCAGCAACGCTGCCGAACTGACCCGCCAGCTGGACAAACTGCTGGAAGCCCTGCAGGACCTTGATGCTGATGTGATTGCCCTGCAAGGTCTGGAAAACGACTATGCAGAAAGCACCCCTGCCATCAAGACGCTGGTGGATGCCCTCAATGCGGCCCTGGGCAGTGCCGAGTACACCTACATCAATCCCGGGGTCAACCTGGGCAGCCAGACCACTGCAGTGGGCCTGATCTACCGCACCGCAGCAGTGACCCCTGTGGGCAGTTTCAGTGTGCTGGACAACACCGACAATGCAGCCTACAATGACGTGCGCAACCACCCGGCCCTGGCCCAGACCTTCCGCACTTCCGGGCTCGGGACCTTTACTGCGGTGGCTGTGGAACTTGAAGACCGCTCTGCAACTTGCGGTGGCAGCGATGATGACACCACCACCGGACAGGGCAACTGCAACGGAACCCGCAACACGGGTGCCCAGGTCCTGATGGACTGGGTGAACAGCGACCCCACCGGCTCTGGAGACACCGATGTGGCGCTGCTCGGGAACTTCAATGCCTTCATGCAGGAAGACCCCATCAACACCGTGCTCAACGGTGCAGACGACACCAATGGGACCGGAGATGACTTCATTCAGCTGTTCGATCCCAATGACTACACAGCAGTGGTGAACGGTCGCAGGGGCACACTGGACTACGCTTTTGTGAATTCCAGCCTGCAGCCCCAGCTGAAAGGGCTGGGCATCTGGCACATCAACGCTGCTGAACCCAGCGTGCTGGACTACAACACCGAGAACAAAACGGCGGCCCAGCAGACCGACCTGTACGACACCAATGCCTACCGTTCCAGTGCCCATGATCCTGTGGTCATCGGACTGACCCTGGATGCCACCAACGTCAACCCCACCGACATCACCCTGACCCCGACCAGCATCGCAGAGAACAATGCTGTGAACGCCACCGTGGGTGCTCTGGGAGCTTCTGACCCCAACAGTGGAGACACCTTCACCTATACCCTGGTGAGCGGAACAGGGGACACCGACAATGCCAGCTTTGACATTTCAGGCAGCAGCCTGGTCCTCAAACCCAGCGCCAACTTCGAAGCCAAATCCAGCTACAGTGTGCGGGTGCGGGTGACCGATCAGGGTGGCCTGAATTATGAGAAGGCGCTGACTGTTTCCATCACCGATGTGAACGAGGCCCCCACCACGATTTCCCTCAACCCTGGAACCATCAATGAGAACCTTGCTGCGGGTGCCTCTGCAGGAACACTCAGCACCAATGATCCTGATACCGGTGAAACCACCACCTACACCCTGGTCACGGGCACAGGCGATACCGACAATGCCAGTTTCACCATTGTGGGTGATGACCTGCGCAACACTGCAGCTTTCGACTTTGAGACCAAGTCCAGTTACAGCATCCGCGTTCGGGCCACCGACAGTGCCAACCACAGTGTGGAACAGCAACTCACTGTCACCGTCAATGATGTGTTTGAGAACGGTGCTCCCACCGACATCACCCTGACCCCGAGCAGCATTGCAGAGAACAACACTGGAGGGGCCACCGTGGGTGCCCTGGCTGCAGTGGACCCTAACGTTGGTGACACCTTCACCTTCAGTCTGGTGTCTGGTTCTGGTGACACCGACAATGGGGATTTCGCCATCTCGGGCACGGACCTGAAACTGACCCCCAGCGCCAACTTTGAAACCAAGTCCAGCTACAGTGTCCGTGTTCATGTGGAAGACCAGAACGGTGCAGCTTTCGAGAAAGCCCTGACGGTCACCATCACCAACGTGAATGAAGACCCCACCGACCTGACCCTCAGCAACGACAGCATTGCTGAAAACAGTGCAAACGGAAGTGCCATTGGCAACTTCAGCACCACCGACCCGGACAGTGGTGACACCTTCAGCTACAGTCTGGTCACCGGAACCGGGGACACCGACAATGCCAGCTTTACCCTGAGTTCTGCAGGTGCGCTGACCATCAACAACAGCCCCAACTTTGAGGCAAAGAGCAGCTACTCCATCCGGGTTCGCACCACCGACGCTGGCGGGAAGACCTTCGAGAAGAGCTTCACCATCAATGTCTCCAACATCAACGAAACACCCACCGTGCTGTCCCTGACCGGAAACAGTGTGGCAGAGAACCAGCCTTCTGGCACCGCAGTGGGAAGCTTCAGCACCACGGACCCAGATGCCAGTGACACCTTCACCTACAGCCTGGTGACGGGCACCGGAGACACCGACAACAGCAGCTTCCAAATTGTGGGCGGCCAGCTGCAGACCAATGCCACCTTCAACTTTGAGACCAAAGACAGCTACTCGATCCGGGTCCGCACCACCGACTCCGGCGGCCTCTTCATCGAGAACACCTTCACCATCAGCGTCACCAACGTCAACGAAACGCCCACAGACCTTGCCCTGAGCGCAAGCAGTGTGAATGAAAACGTGCCTGGAAACACTGTGGTGGGGACCCTGTCCTCCACCGATGTGGATGCAGGTGACACCTTCACTTACAGTCTGGTGTCTGGTGCAGGTTCAGATGACAATGCCAGCTTCAACATCAACGGCAGTGACCTGAGAATCACCAGCAGCCCCAACTTTGAAGCCAAATCCAGTTACAGTGTGCGCATTCGCACCACCGACGCTGGAGGCCTTTCCTTTGAAAAAGCCTTCACCATCACCATCAATGACCTGAACGAAACCCCTGTGCCGGTCAATGATTCTGGTTTGCAGGGACTGGGCAACACCACGCTGGAAGTGAACAAGAGCAGCACCTCTGCACTCAAAGTCAGTCATGGCAGTGCTTCATTTGACCTGCTGGACAATGACACAGATCCAGACACCAACCCGGCGTTCAGCAACCTGACGGTCACTGGGGTCAGCAATGTGACCTCTGGAGCCAGCGTCAGCTTTGACGCCAACGGCACCTTCCACTACACTCCCGCTCCAGGGTTCACTGGAACGGACACCTTCACTTACACGGTGACCGACGCTGGAGGCCTCTCCGCGAACGCCACGGTGAGCATTGATGTGCAGGGTCGGATCTGGTACGTGAAGAACGACACCGGATCAGCAGGCAGCGGCACCTCCCTCAGCCCATTCAACCAGCTCAGCAGTGCAGTTTCCTCCTCGCTGGCCGGAGACACCATCTACGTGTTTGCTGGCAACGGCAGCAACAGCAACATGACGACAGGTTTCACCCTCAAGACCAACCAGAAGCTGATTGGTGAAGGTTCTGCCCTGGCCCTCACGGACATCACTGTTCCGGGCAGCCACAATGCGCTGTCCTTCAACGGCAGAAGTGCAGGAACCGCCCCCCTCATCAGCAACACGGGTGGAGACGGCGTTTCTGGCAGCAACGTCGGAACCGTCGTCATCAAGGGTCTGAGCATCACGGGCAGCACCAATGGCGTGAACATCAACAACAACGGTGGCACCCACAGCGTGACCCTCAACAACCTGACCGTTGCCGGTGCCACGCAGGCAGTCGCCCTGGGCAACAGCAGCACCGCCACCACCACCGCCGCCCTGAACAACCTCACCCTCAATGCCTCAGCTGGAACCGGTCTGTCCCTCAGCAAAACCGCAGGCACCTTCAACATCAGTGCCTTTGATGACATCCTTGTCAGTGGAAACACCACGGGAACAGGCATCAATGCCAGCAACGTGAACTTCAGCAGCATCACGGGGGCAACGGTGGCTGTTGGCACGAGTGGCAACGGCACCGGAACAAACGGTGTTCTGCTGGACGGCAGCACAGGTTCACTCAGCTTCGACAGCCTGAATGTGTACAACGACAACGGCACGGGTCTGAAAGCCAACCAGGGTGGTCTGACCCTGGTGGTCAGTGCAGGCAATGTTGAGTCCACCAATGGTCCTGCAGTGGACATCAGCTTTGCCCCCAGCAACCTGAACTTCACCACAGTCAGAAGCGTCAACTCTGGCACCACCGGGGTGAGCCTCTCTGCAGCGAACACCTCCACCAACATGAGCTTCAGTGCAGGCAGCGCTTCGACCATCACGGGCTCCACTGGACACGCCTTCTATGTGAACAGTGGAACAGGCAACATCACCTACCAGGGCACCATCACCAAGAACGGTGGGGGATCAGGCACCAACGCTGTGCGGGTCACCGGGCGCAACGGAGGCAGTGCCAGCACCATCAGTTTCACAAACACCATCACAGATGGAGTTGCAGACACTGCAGGTGGCATCTACCTGGATGACAACGATGTGGCAACCATCAACTTCACTGGCCAGATCACTGCAAACACCCAGAGCCAGCCTGCCTTCACCGCCATCAACGGCGGGACTTTCAGCAGCAGTGCCACCAACAGCACACTGACCACCACCTCTGGAACGGCATTGAACGTACTGAACACCAACATTGGCAGCAGCGGTCTCAAATTCCAGAGCATTTCCAGCAACGGAGCTGTGAACGGAATCTATGTCAATGGAACGGGCAGTGCGGGCAGCCTTTCTGTGCTGGGAACGGGTTCTGCAGGTTCAGGAGGCACCATCCAGAACACCAGTGGACATGCCATCTACCTGATAGACACCCAGACCCCCAGTTTTGACCGCATCATTGTGCAAAACATTGCCCTCAGCGGCCTGCGTGGTGAAGGCAATGTGCGGGGTTTCACCCTGACCAACAGCACCATCAACAATGTGGGCACCATCGGAGATGAGTTGCAGCAGTACTCCAACGTGGCATTCAACACGGCCACTTCCTTCAATGAGCAAAACCTCTCTGGCGCTGTAACCATCACGGGCAACACCCTGACCAACGCCAAGTACCATGGGGTGCACGTCATCAACTATCAGGGCACCCTCACCGACCTGAACGTTTCCAACAACACCATCACCAGCAGCACCAGCAATGCAGTGTCTCTGGGCAGTGGGATTTCCATCATTGCCCGTGGGACAGGCAACACAGCCAGCAACATCACCAAAGCCACCATCAACGGCAACATCATCACCAATTTCCCCACCGGGGCTGGGGTGATCTTCCTGGGTGAAAACAACGGTGCCACAGCAGCTCCACAGCTTGGAGACACGGCCAGCAGCACCAACGTGATCACCATTTCCAACAACCTGATCAAGGGTGATGCCACCACCAAGATGAACGCCAACGCCATCGCTGCTTACATTGGCAGTTCCAGCAGCAGTGGTCGGGGCAAAGCCCACTTTGAGATTTTCAACAACGGTACAGAGGACAACCCACTGGCCAACATCAAGGGCAACGTCATCACCCACACCACCGACGGTTACGCCGACTCTGTGGTGAACATTTACAACAACTACGTCTCTCCCAACACCACTGGCATTGGTGCCATGGGGATCACCGCCGCCTGTGACAAACCCACCGGAGCGCCCAACACCGCCAACGGGGTGGCCAATGTCAGCATCACGAACAACACCGTGACCAAGACCAGTGGAGCAGGCATCCGGGTGGGAGCAAATGCCACAGCATGCACCATGAACGCCAAGATCATGAACAACTCGGTCAGCAACCTGATTGGCGCTGGATTCAACGAAGGCATTCAGGCCATTGCCGGTGGAACTGGTTCTGGAAACTCCATCATGTGTGCACGAATCGAAAACAACACCAGCACGGGTGCTGGTGGAGCAGGAGGCATTTACCTCGCCAAATACAATCCCACCACCTTCAATGTCCATGGCATGCCTGCAACCAATGGAGCTGGAGCCCTGACTTACATCAACGGGAAAAACCCGGCCACCATTGACAACTATGTGGAAGCTGTTTCCCCTGCCGTCAACAGCTTTGGAAACTGCAACTTGCCCTGA
- a CDS encoding phage tail protein — protein MAEPFLSEIRIMSFNFAPKGWALCNGQLLPINQNQALFSLLGTTFGGDGRVNFALPNLRGQTPIHVGNGHNLGETAGEEVHVLSQAEMPQHVHTVNTANTVAGTNTPLATSVFSQSAGALMYSDPSNLVAFNAGVVGSVGGSQPHYNMQPFLVLNFCIALQGIFPSPN, from the coding sequence ATGGCCGAGCCGTTCCTGTCAGAAATACGGATCATGAGCTTCAACTTTGCCCCCAAGGGGTGGGCCCTGTGCAACGGACAACTGTTGCCCATCAACCAGAACCAGGCCCTGTTTTCCTTGCTGGGCACCACTTTTGGTGGTGACGGACGGGTCAACTTTGCCCTGCCCAACCTGCGCGGTCAGACCCCCATTCATGTGGGCAACGGCCACAACCTGGGAGAAACCGCAGGCGAGGAAGTTCACGTCCTGTCCCAGGCAGAGATGCCTCAGCACGTGCACACCGTCAACACCGCCAACACGGTGGCAGGCACCAACACTCCGCTGGCCACCTCGGTGTTCTCCCAGTCTGCGGGTGCATTGATGTACTCCGACCCCAGCAACCTTGTGGCCTTCAATGCCGGTGTGGTGGGCAGTGTGGGTGGGTCACAACCCCACTACAACATGCAGCCCTTTCTGGTGCTCAACTTCTGCATTGCCCTGCAAGGCATTTTCCCCAGCCCCAATTGA
- a CDS encoding phage tail protein — translation MAQPYVGEVRIFAGNFAPAGWMFCEGQLLPISENETLFQLIGTTYGGDGESTFALPDMRGRIPLHMGTARSGTTYQLAEQAGTEEVTLTVNQLPMHTHPMLGTGNNGVVAAPSNQVLAQSLDASVLAYGTAGPFQPLAPNGVSPVGGSQPHTNFQPYLCVNFIISLFGIFPSPT, via the coding sequence ATGGCACAACCTTATGTTGGAGAAGTCAGAATTTTTGCGGGCAATTTTGCACCTGCAGGATGGATGTTCTGCGAAGGACAGCTGTTGCCCATTTCAGAAAACGAGACGCTGTTTCAGCTGATTGGAACCACTTACGGCGGAGATGGAGAGTCTACCTTTGCTTTGCCCGACATGCGAGGGAGAATCCCCCTCCACATGGGTACTGCACGTTCTGGCACCACCTACCAGCTTGCAGAGCAGGCAGGCACCGAGGAAGTCACCCTAACGGTGAACCAGCTTCCCATGCACACCCATCCCATGCTGGGGACAGGCAACAACGGTGTGGTTGCGGCCCCCAGCAACCAGGTGCTGGCCCAGTCCCTGGATGCCAGTGTGCTGGCTTACGGCACCGCCGGACCTTTCCAGCCCCTGGCTCCCAATGGGGTGTCTCCTGTGGGTGGCTCCCAGCCACACACCAATTTTCAGCCTTACCTTTGCGTGAATTTCATCATTTCGCTGTTCGGCATTTTCCCCAGCCCCACTTAA
- a CDS encoding phage tail protein has product MADPFVAEIRIFPFNFAPKGWAWCDGQLLPISQNTALFSLLGTTYGGNGKSNFALPNLQGSAPMHPGQGPGLSLHDLGETGGSETVSLLESEIPAHSHSVSASKRSGVSRTPDGQYPAAGVAVGLYSNGPTDTTLAFQALAPAGGSQPHNNMQPYLTLYFNIALQGVFPPRG; this is encoded by the coding sequence ATGGCAGATCCTTTTGTTGCAGAAATCCGAATTTTCCCTTTCAACTTCGCTCCCAAAGGCTGGGCATGGTGTGATGGACAGCTCTTGCCCATCAGCCAGAACACAGCCCTGTTTTCCCTGCTGGGCACCACCTATGGTGGAAACGGCAAAAGCAATTTTGCATTGCCCAACCTGCAAGGCAGTGCCCCCATGCACCCGGGCCAGGGACCGGGCCTCAGCCTCCACGACCTGGGTGAAACCGGAGGTTCAGAGACCGTGAGCCTGCTGGAAAGTGAGATTCCTGCCCACAGCCACAGCGTCTCTGCTTCCAAGCGTTCCGGGGTTTCCCGCACGCCAGATGGTCAGTACCCTGCTGCTGGCGTGGCTGTAGGCCTCTACAGCAATGGTCCCACAGACACCACCCTGGCGTTCCAGGCCCTGGCTCCTGCTGGTGGCTCTCAACCCCACAACAACATGCAGCCTTACCTCACCCTTTACTTCAACATTGCGTTGCAGGGTGTTTTTCCTCCCAGAGGCTGA
- a CDS encoding GNAT family N-acetyltransferase — protein MTLPENLPVVLRPVTQQDYPLLFQVYASTRDDVMQVGWTDEQKHTFLVQQFTAQDSQYREHYQGADFLVIELQGHPIGRLYLHRTRKEHRLMEVTLLPQYRNQGLGTALMHALMEQADAAGLPLTLHVEQFNPAYQMYLRLGFQDVEQRGMYMFMERPVPQKQE, from the coding sequence ATGACACTGCCTGAAAACCTTCCTGTTGTCCTTCGTCCTGTCACCCAGCAGGATTACCCACTGCTGTTTCAGGTTTATGCCAGCACCCGTGACGATGTGATGCAGGTGGGCTGGACCGATGAGCAGAAGCACACTTTTCTGGTGCAGCAATTCACTGCACAGGACAGCCAGTACCGTGAGCATTATCAGGGGGCAGACTTTCTGGTGATCGAACTTCAGGGCCATCCCATTGGCCGCCTCTACCTGCACCGCACCCGCAAAGAACACCGACTGATGGAAGTCACCTTGCTTCCCCAGTACCGCAATCAGGGTCTGGGAACGGCCCTGATGCATGCCCTGATGGAACAGGCCGATGCAGCAGGTTTGCCCCTCACTTTGCATGTGGAGCAATTCAACCCTGCCTACCAGATGTACCTGCGTCTGGGCTTTCAGGATGTGGAACAGAGAGGGATGTACATGTTCATGGAGCGGCCTGTGCCTCAGAAACAGGAGTGA
- a CDS encoding DUF6916 family protein, which yields MTEMLRTLTIDHFKPLIGETFHVQVNPQEAFEVQLAEANLLGGDVLPTSGRRPYSLIFVDSRKRLVPQAIFKVTHPAVGELDIFMVPLQPDARGTVFEVIFT from the coding sequence ATGACCGAGATGCTGCGCACCCTCACCATTGACCACTTCAAACCCCTGATTGGAGAGACCTTTCATGTGCAGGTGAACCCGCAAGAGGCTTTTGAAGTGCAACTTGCCGAAGCGAACCTGCTGGGTGGAGATGTGCTCCCCACTTCTGGTCGCAGGCCTTACTCCCTGATCTTTGTGGATTCCAGAAAGCGTCTGGTGCCCCAGGCCATTTTTAAGGTCACTCACCCGGCAGTGGGCGAACTGGACATTTTCATGGTGCCCTTGCAGCCTGATGCCAGAGGCACAGTCTTTGAAGTGATTTTCACCTGA
- a CDS encoding S1C family serine protease, with amino-acid sequence MRGCLTLVVVLGVLLLMFPKATEQVRDVLVKPPEPVVLKNASEEDKLYQMVRAATFKIERDVSDGVVVGTGFFINQDGYALTAYHVVEFRNQVTVVLPNLRRYTADVVGFDNTTDLALLKVRINKATFLPLAPKHPNVGDSILAVGNSGGDFLKRRVGKVIDLNVAASRADFPPGTLEMRAPIAPGDSGGPVANAKGEIVGVVSYIRVYDDQSTTAYAVPMNQEQKILSELMAGTKRDVPVLGVRSSFHASDFDHGVRVGSVEKGSPAEKAGLRAEREETVRLQDGSSERVLKADYILAVDGAPVNTFDELIGVVRRKSIGDVVKLQVERDGKRLILPVQLGARATVFTE; translated from the coding sequence ATGAGAGGCTGTCTGACCCTTGTGGTGGTGCTTGGTGTGCTGCTGTTGATGTTCCCAAAAGCAACCGAGCAGGTCCGTGATGTTCTTGTGAAACCCCCTGAACCTGTTGTGCTGAAAAACGCCAGCGAGGAAGACAAACTGTACCAGATGGTCCGGGCAGCCACCTTCAAGATCGAGCGGGATGTTTCGGATGGTGTGGTGGTGGGAACGGGTTTTTTCATCAATCAGGATGGTTACGCACTCACGGCCTACCATGTGGTGGAGTTCCGCAATCAGGTGACCGTGGTCCTGCCCAACCTGAGGCGTTATACGGCAGATGTGGTGGGTTTTGACAACACCACCGACCTCGCCCTGCTGAAAGTCCGCATCAACAAGGCCACCTTTCTGCCCCTCGCCCCGAAGCACCCGAATGTTGGAGATTCCATTCTGGCGGTGGGCAACAGTGGCGGTGACTTCCTGAAAAGACGGGTCGGGAAGGTCATTGACCTGAATGTGGCAGCAAGTCGGGCGGATTTCCCCCCTGGAACCCTGGAAATGCGTGCCCCGATTGCCCCTGGAGACTCTGGGGGACCTGTGGCCAATGCAAAGGGTGAGATTGTGGGCGTGGTCAGTTACATCCGGGTGTATGACGACCAATCCACCACCGCTTATGCCGTACCCATGAACCAGGAACAGAAGATCCTGAGCGAACTGATGGCCGGAACCAAACGGGATGTGCCTGTACTGGGGGTGCGTTCCTCCTTCCATGCCTCGGACTTTGACCATGGGGTGCGGGTGGGCAGTGTGGAAAAAGGCAGCCCTGCAGAAAAAGCAGGTTTGCGTGCCGAGCGGGAAGAAACCGTCAGGCTGCAAGATGGCTCCAGCGAACGGGTCCTCAAGGCAGATTACATCCTGGCTGTGGACGGTGCCCCTGTGAACACCTTTGATGAACTGATCGGGGTGGTGCGCCGCAAGAGCATCGGAGATGTGGTGAAGTTGCAGGTGGAGCGGGACGGCAAGCGCTTGATTCTGCCTGTGCAACTCGGGGCAAGGGCCACTGTCTTCACCGAGTAA